Proteins encoded in a region of the Zea mays cultivar B73 chromosome 2, Zm-B73-REFERENCE-NAM-5.0, whole genome shotgun sequence genome:
- the LOC100382326 gene encoding putative DUF231 domain containing family protein, which translates to MPKPPPPTSDPSLPTTTTTSTPKSSSRPAPAGLLDPLAASGRSLLASARRSPVTTLAGAFFLLALVMYGEDARTIAELSIDDYLYPDADLYNVSGLPPLALPPPTCDLSSGRWVFDNASVPAYREKDCTFLTKQVTCLANGRPDDMWQYWRWQPSDCSLPTFDARRFMEAMRGKRLMFVGDSLNRNQWESLVCLVQPILSKGRKKIVKRGSLNTFYAKEYRATLEFYWAPFLVESNSDNPNFHSIKERIISPERIEAHARNWKDVDYLIFNTYIWWMNTADIKVRRPNSRYWSENDEVPRIEAYGRVFKTWSDWLNNNIDPARTSVFFMTISPIHISPQNWGNPGGIRCVKETLPYQNYSQPLDLYHDMRLYDLVIKVASSMEKVPVSVINITKMSDYRKDAHASVYTIRQGKLLTPKQKADPEKFADCIHWCLPGVPDVWNQILYTRILSKSPWRSNFSPPPSQSTPLPPQ; encoded by the exons ATGCCCAAGCCACCGCCGCCCACCTCCGACCCCTCGctccccaccaccaccaccacctcgaCCCCCAAGTCGTCGTCCCGCCCTGCCCCCGCGGGGCTCCTCGATCCGCTCGCCGCCTCCGGGCGCTCCCTCCTCGCCTCGGCGCGGCGCTCCCCGGTCACCACGCTCGCCGGCGCCTTCTTCCTCCTCGCGCTCGTCATGTACGGAGAGGACGCCCGCACCATCGCCGAGCTCTCCATCGACGACTACCTCTACCCGGACGCCGATCTCTACAACGTCTCCGGCCTGCCGCCCCTTGCGTTGCCCCCGCCTACCTGCGACCTCTCCAGTGGCCGCTGGGTCTTCGACAACGCCTCCGTCCCGGCGTACAGGGAGAAAGACTGCACCTTCCTCACCAAGCAGGTCACCTGCCTCGCCAACGGCCGCCCCGACGATATGTGGCAGTACTGGAGATGGCAGCCCAGTGACTGCTCCCTCCCCAC GTTCGACGCCCGGAGATTCATGGAGGCGATGCGCGGGAAGCGGCTCATGTTCGTGGGGGACTCGCTGAACCGCAACCAGTGGGAGTCGCTGGTGTGCCTGGTGCAGCCCATCCTGTCCAAGGGCAGGAAGAAGATCGTCAAGCGGGGCTCCCTCAACACCTTCTACGCCAAGGAGTACCGGGCCACGCTCGAGTTCTACTGGGCGCCCTTCCTCGTCGAGTCCAACTCTGACAACCCCAACTTCCACAGCATCAAGGAACGGATCATCAGTCCCGAGAGGATCGAGGCGCACGCCAGGAACTGGAAGGACGTTGATTACCTCATCTTCAACACCTACATCTGGTGGATGAACACCGCCGACATCAAAGTCAG GAGACCGAACTCGAGGTATTGGTCTGAGAACGACGAGGTTCCCAGGATTGAGGCGTATGGTCGGGTGTTCAAGACGTGGTCTGATTGGCTCAATAACAACATCGATCCTGCCCGCACGTCCGTCTTCTTCATGACGATTTCTCCAATTCACATCAG CCCGCAGAATTGGGGAAACCCGGGAGGGATCAGATGCGTGAAGGAGACGCTTCCTTATCAGAACTACAGCCAACCCCTGGATCTTTACCATGATATGCGGTTGTATGACCTAGTGATCAAGGTTGCCAGCTCCATGGAGAAGGTCCCGGTGTCAGTGATCAATATCACAAAGATGTCAGATTACCGGAAGGACGCCCACGCGTCCGTGTACACCATCCGGCAAGGGAAACTGCTGACGCCAAAGCAGAAGGCAGACCCAGAGAAATTCGCGGACTGCATCCATTGGTGCCTTCCCGGCGTGCCGGACGTGTGGAACCAAATACTCTACACGAGGATTCTTTCAAAATCACCATGGCGTTCTAATTTTAGTCCCCCTCCGTCCCAGTCCACACCTCTTCCTCCCCAATGA
- the LOC100382326 gene encoding putative DUF231 domain containing family protein isoform X1 produces the protein MPKPPPPTSDPSLPTTTTTSTPKSSSRPAPAGLLDPLAASGRSLLASARRSPVTTLAGAFFLLALVMYGEDARTIAELSIDDYLYPDADLYNVSGLPPLALPPPTCDLSSGRWVFDNASVPAYREKDCTFLTKQVTCLANGRPDDMWQYWRWQPSDCSLPTRFDARRFMEAMRGKRLMFVGDSLNRNQWESLVCLVQPILSKGRKKIVKRGSLNTFYAKEYRATLEFYWAPFLVESNSDNPNFHSIKERIISPERIEAHARNWKDVDYLIFNTYIWWMNTADIKVRRPNSRYWSENDEVPRIEAYGRVFKTWSDWLNNNIDPARTSVFFMTISPIHISPQNWGNPGGIRCVKETLPYQNYSQPLDLYHDMRLYDLVIKVASSMEKVPVSVINITKMSDYRKDAHASVYTIRQGKLLTPKQKADPEKFADCIHWCLPGVPDVWNQILYTRILSKSPWRSNFSPPPSQSTPLPPQ, from the exons ATGCCCAAGCCACCGCCGCCCACCTCCGACCCCTCGctccccaccaccaccaccacctcgaCCCCCAAGTCGTCGTCCCGCCCTGCCCCCGCGGGGCTCCTCGATCCGCTCGCCGCCTCCGGGCGCTCCCTCCTCGCCTCGGCGCGGCGCTCCCCGGTCACCACGCTCGCCGGCGCCTTCTTCCTCCTCGCGCTCGTCATGTACGGAGAGGACGCCCGCACCATCGCCGAGCTCTCCATCGACGACTACCTCTACCCGGACGCCGATCTCTACAACGTCTCCGGCCTGCCGCCCCTTGCGTTGCCCCCGCCTACCTGCGACCTCTCCAGTGGCCGCTGGGTCTTCGACAACGCCTCCGTCCCGGCGTACAGGGAGAAAGACTGCACCTTCCTCACCAAGCAGGTCACCTGCCTCGCCAACGGCCGCCCCGACGATATGTGGCAGTACTGGAGATGGCAGCCCAGTGACTGCTCCCTCCCCAC TAGGTTCGACGCCCGGAGATTCATGGAGGCGATGCGCGGGAAGCGGCTCATGTTCGTGGGGGACTCGCTGAACCGCAACCAGTGGGAGTCGCTGGTGTGCCTGGTGCAGCCCATCCTGTCCAAGGGCAGGAAGAAGATCGTCAAGCGGGGCTCCCTCAACACCTTCTACGCCAAGGAGTACCGGGCCACGCTCGAGTTCTACTGGGCGCCCTTCCTCGTCGAGTCCAACTCTGACAACCCCAACTTCCACAGCATCAAGGAACGGATCATCAGTCCCGAGAGGATCGAGGCGCACGCCAGGAACTGGAAGGACGTTGATTACCTCATCTTCAACACCTACATCTGGTGGATGAACACCGCCGACATCAAAGTCAG GAGACCGAACTCGAGGTATTGGTCTGAGAACGACGAGGTTCCCAGGATTGAGGCGTATGGTCGGGTGTTCAAGACGTGGTCTGATTGGCTCAATAACAACATCGATCCTGCCCGCACGTCCGTCTTCTTCATGACGATTTCTCCAATTCACATCAG CCCGCAGAATTGGGGAAACCCGGGAGGGATCAGATGCGTGAAGGAGACGCTTCCTTATCAGAACTACAGCCAACCCCTGGATCTTTACCATGATATGCGGTTGTATGACCTAGTGATCAAGGTTGCCAGCTCCATGGAGAAGGTCCCGGTGTCAGTGATCAATATCACAAAGATGTCAGATTACCGGAAGGACGCCCACGCGTCCGTGTACACCATCCGGCAAGGGAAACTGCTGACGCCAAAGCAGAAGGCAGACCCAGAGAAATTCGCGGACTGCATCCATTGGTGCCTTCCCGGCGTGCCGGACGTGTGGAACCAAATACTCTACACGAGGATTCTTTCAAAATCACCATGGCGTTCTAATTTTAGTCCCCCTCCGTCCCAGTCCACACCTCTTCCTCCCCAATGA